A region from the Eublepharis macularius isolate TG4126 chromosome 13, MPM_Emac_v1.0, whole genome shotgun sequence genome encodes:
- the VMA21 gene encoding vacuolar ATPase assembly integral membrane protein VMA21, protein MDRYDKTALNALAPPEPRTEGSLAATLRTLLFFTTLMILLPIGLYFSSKVYVFEDTLGMSNRDSYFYAAIVAVVAVHVVLALFVYVAWNEGSQQWREGKQD, encoded by the exons ATGGACCGATATGATAAAACGGCGCTGAACGCGCTGGCGCCGCCTGAGCCTAG AACAGAAGGTTCGTTAGCAGCCACTCTAAGGACACTTCTCTTCTTCACAACTTTAATGATTTTGCTGCCCATTGGACTGTATTTCTCATCCAAGGTGTATGTATTTGAAG ACACCCTTGGAATGTCCAACAGGGACAGCTATTTTTATGCTGCTATAGTTGCTGTGGTTGCTGTTCATGTTGTGCTTGCCCTTTTTGTCTACGTTGCATGGAACGAAGGCTCACAGCAGTGGCGTGAAGGCAAGCAGGACTAA